Proteins from one Prosthecomicrobium sp. N25 genomic window:
- the ccoP gene encoding cytochrome-c oxidase, cbb3-type subunit III — protein MAVNERDPVTGRETTGHEWNGIKELDTPVPRGVLIFLIVTHLWAIAWWFVVPAWPLGTTYTKGLLGVDQKTTVEARLADGLRQRASWTTRLETEPYDSLLADEALMRTVRRTGRQLFGDNCAACHGRDAKGGTNYPNLTDDDWLWGGGPDLIEQTLRVGVNTAHPESRVGQMPAFGRERMLDRDQVRNVAAYVYSLTHPDFSTPQTVATIEAGKEVFATTCTPCHGDDAKGNREVGAPNLTDAYWIYGGTLDTIIASVHGGRRGHMPTWDERLTKAEIRALALYVHDLGVKRP, from the coding sequence ATGGCGGTGAACGAGCGCGATCCGGTCACCGGCCGCGAGACGACCGGGCACGAGTGGAACGGGATCAAGGAGCTGGACACGCCCGTGCCCCGCGGCGTCCTGATCTTCCTGATCGTGACGCATCTCTGGGCGATCGCCTGGTGGTTCGTCGTCCCGGCCTGGCCGCTCGGGACGACCTACACGAAGGGGCTCCTCGGGGTCGACCAGAAGACGACGGTGGAGGCGCGGCTGGCCGACGGCCTTCGGCAGCGCGCCTCCTGGACGACCCGGCTGGAGACCGAGCCCTACGACTCCCTCCTCGCCGACGAGGCTCTGATGCGCACGGTCCGGCGCACCGGGCGCCAGCTCTTCGGCGACAATTGTGCGGCCTGCCATGGCCGGGATGCCAAAGGGGGTACCAACTATCCCAATCTCACGGACGACGACTGGCTGTGGGGCGGCGGGCCCGACCTGATCGAACAGACCCTGAGGGTTGGGGTCAACACCGCCCATCCCGAGAGCCGGGTCGGGCAGATGCCGGCCTTCGGCCGCGAGAGGATGCTCGACCGCGACCAGGTGCGCAACGTCGCCGCCTACGTCTACTCGCTGACGCACCCGGACTTCTCCACGCCGCAGACCGTCGCCACCATCGAGGCCGGCAAGGAGGTGTTCGCGACCACCTGCACGCCCTGCCACGGCGACGACGCGAAGGGCAACCGGGAGGTCGGGGCTCCGAACCTGACCGACGCCTATTGGATCTACGGCGGCACGCTCGACACCATCATCGCCTCCGTGCACGGGGGGCGTCGCGGCCACATGCCGACGTGGGACGAGCGTCTGACCAAGGCCGAGATCCGGGCCCTCGCGCTCTACGTCCACGACCTCGGCGTCAAGCGGCCATGA
- a CDS encoding cbb3-type cytochrome c oxidase subunit 3, giving the protein MPDLDHDTLVAISKSWGLFYMMGFFLCVVAYAFWPRNRERFRQAKTSILERNDEPWR; this is encoded by the coding sequence ATGCCCGACCTCGATCACGACACGCTCGTCGCCATCTCCAAGAGTTGGGGCCTCTTCTACATGATGGGGTTCTTCCTCTGCGTCGTCGCCTACGCGTTCTGGCCGAGGAACCGAGAACGGTTCCGCCAGGCGAAGACGAGCATCCTCGAGCGGAACGACGAACCATGGCGGTGA
- the ccoO gene encoding cytochrome-c oxidase, cbb3-type subunit II, whose product MPELLHRKLERSAIGFVVAILAAASVGGIVEIAPLFTIHETVEPAPDMRVYTPLELAGRNIYVREGCYSCHSQMIRTLQDEVERYGPYSLAVESKYDRPMLWGSKRTGPDLARIGGKYSDLWHVAHLTNPRDVVPESNMPAYRWLARTPLRTDDLSLHLAAQRALGVPYTDDMVKNAARDAFGQATPETDYASAVVKRYGEETQVSAFDGVTTQVTEMDALVAYLQVLGRLTGAAYKNTNAPERKPDPKN is encoded by the coding sequence ATGCCCGAACTGTTGCACCGCAAACTCGAGCGCTCCGCCATCGGCTTCGTGGTCGCGATCCTCGCCGCCGCGAGCGTGGGCGGCATCGTCGAGATCGCCCCCCTGTTCACCATCCACGAGACGGTCGAGCCGGCACCGGACATGCGGGTCTACACGCCTCTCGAACTCGCGGGTCGGAACATCTACGTCCGCGAGGGCTGCTACTCGTGTCACAGCCAGATGATCCGCACGCTGCAGGACGAAGTGGAGCGCTACGGCCCCTATTCGCTCGCCGTCGAATCGAAATACGACCGGCCGATGCTGTGGGGGTCCAAGCGGACAGGTCCAGACCTCGCCCGCATCGGGGGGAAATACTCGGACCTGTGGCACGTCGCCCATCTCACGAACCCGCGCGACGTGGTGCCGGAATCCAACATGCCGGCCTACCGCTGGCTCGCCCGAACGCCCCTCAGGACGGACGACCTGTCCTTGCACCTGGCCGCTCAGCGGGCCTTGGGCGTGCCCTACACCGACGACATGGTGAAGAATGCCGCCCGGGATGCCTTCGGGCAGGCCACCCCCGAGACCGACTACGCGAGCGCCGTCGTCAAGCGCTATGGCGAGGAGACGCAGGTGAGCGCCTTCGACGGCGTGACGACCCAGGTCACCGAGATGGATGCCCTCGTCGCCTATCTCCAGGTCCTGGGGCGGCTGACGGGCGCCGCCTACAAGAACACGAACGCCCCCGAGCGGAAGCCCGACCCGAAGAACTGA